One genomic region from Leishmania braziliensis MHOM/BR/75/M2904 complete genome, chromosome 35 encodes:
- a CDS encoding putative RNA binding protein — translation MTDSACTFATATAAAASTAAPAFNFEPLQKTNVDLFATAPQVKKLTRREKDKILRELEVKRATDHASDDAKDTAGKGKRAQARPSDRSAVVAEVVRSATASSSSGGSRGARSKGDGQRSLFETVFDTKEVERELATQEGRRNRKLSKKQVLRHALHANEEEDARTIFVGNLPNTIHKRDVEKIFKSCGSITAVRIRCQALEELDEKHQNMGRAVRVLRGEIKKDAKYSSTAYVLFDSAESIASALEKNGLVFHNRHIVVTTMDVESCAYPPETSIFLGNVAYDTTEEDVWNFFQEHGIRDVKRVRLVRDRETGDCKGFGYVEFMHASSVHPAIETRGDKLNGRELRIVHVNKSKEVKAATTSRREKRRNEHGGDRGGAEERKRARSEGDSRGGSRSNQGSSNFKKPRNESDLPSWAGLTTNPRRKMPKDLRPLVEGKVEFKTRGPRAPVKHKTRNPEK, via the coding sequence ATGACAGACTCCGCCTGCACgttcgccaccgccaccgctgcggcggcgagcaCTGCCGCCCCCGCCTTTAATTTTGAGCCCCTCCAAAAGACTAACGTCGACCTCTTCGCCACGGCGCCGCAGGTGAAGAAGCTCACTCGGCGCGAAAAGGACAAGATCCTGCGTGAGCTAGAGGTGAAACGTGCCACTGATCACGCCTCCGACGACGCCAAGGATACGGCCGGCAAGGGTAAGAGGGCTCAGGCGAGGCCGAGCGATAGGAgcgccgtggtggcggaggtggtaCGTTCTGCCActgcgtcctcctcgtccggTGGGTCCAGGGGTGCCAGAAGTAAGGGCGACGGGCAGAGAAGCCTCTTTGAGACCGTTTTCGACAccaaggaggtggagcgagaGCTCGCCACCCAAGAGGGTCGCCGCAACCGGAAGCTCTCCAAAAAGCAGGTGCTACGACACGCACTGCACGCCaatgaagaagaggatgCACGCACTATCTTCGTAGGTAATCTGCCCAATACGATCCACAAGCGCGACGTTGAGAAGATTTTCAAGTCGTGTGGCAGCATCACGGCAGTCCGCATCCGCTGCCAGGCACTCGAGGAACTCGACGAGAAGCACCAAAACATGGGTCGTGCCGTGCGTGTACTGCGCGGGGAAATCAAAAAGGACGCCAAGTACAGCTCAACGGCGTACGTCCTCTTCGATTCCGCCGAATCCATTGCGTcggcgctggagaagaacgGGTTGGTCTTCCACAACCGCCACATCGTTGTGACGACGATGGATGTGGAGAGTTGTGCCTACCCGCCGGAGACGTCTATCTTCCTCGGTAACGTGGCCTACGACACGACGGAGGAAGATGTCTGGAACTTCTTTCAGGAGCATGGCATCCGAGACGTGAAGCGAGTCCGCCTGGTGCGGGATCGCGAGACCGGCGACTGCAAGGGCTTCGGCTACGTAGAGTTCATGCACGCCTCGTCTGTCCACCCTGCCATCGAGACCCGCGGCGACAAGCTTAATGGGCGTGAGCTCCGCATCGTGCACGTTAATAAATCGAAGGAAGTGAAGGCAGCCACGACAAGCCGACGTGAGAAGCGACGCAATGAGCATGGCGGCGACCGTGGAGGTGCAGAGGAGCGCAAACGAGCTCGCAGCGAAGGTGACAGTCGCGGGGGCAGCAGAAGCAACCAAGGGTCCTCTAACTTCAAGAAGCCACGCAACGAGTCCGACCTTCCCTCGTGGGCGGGTTTAACGACGAACCCGCGGCGCAAAATGCCAAAGGACCTGCGGCCGCTTGTGGAGGGCAAGGTAGAGTTCAAGACGCGCGGTCCCCGTGCACCTGTGAAGCACAAGACACGCAACCCAGAGAAGTAA